Proteins from a genomic interval of Stenotrophomonas sp. WZN-1:
- the nusA gene encoding transcription termination factor NusA: MSKELLLVVDAVANEKGVPREVIFDAIEAALASAAKKRYPDEEVLTRVVIDHKDGSYETFRRWEVVADDVVMESPDRQIRLMDAVDEAEGVDVGDYIEEQIENPDFGRIAAQAAKQVIVQRVREAERQQVVDAWKDRVGELITGVVKRAERGNIYVDLGGNAEGFIPKDKGIPRDVLRAGDRVRGYLAEVRSEPRGPQLFISRAAPEFMIELFKLEVPEVGQGLVEIKACARDPGDRAKIAVLAHDQRTDPIGACIGMRGSRVQAVSNELNGERVDIVLWNDNPANFVINAMAPAEVQSIIVDEDKHSMDLAVAEDRLAQAIGKGGQNVRLASRLTGWQLNVMTQDQVTAKSEAEQASARQLFMDKLEVDEEIAGILVSEGFGTVEEIAYVPVGELLAVEGFDEDIVEELRARARDALLNEALAVEEGLEDGQPAQDLLSLKGMDEATAYALAGHGVRTSEDLSDLAADEVMDFGIEGLDQARAAALILAARAEEIARLERGE; the protein is encoded by the coding sequence ATGAGCAAGGAACTGTTGCTGGTAGTCGACGCAGTCGCCAACGAGAAGGGCGTGCCGCGTGAAGTGATCTTCGATGCCATCGAGGCCGCCCTGGCCTCGGCAGCGAAGAAGCGCTATCCCGACGAGGAAGTGCTGACCCGCGTGGTCATCGACCACAAGGATGGCAGCTACGAAACCTTCCGCCGCTGGGAGGTGGTGGCCGATGACGTGGTCATGGAATCGCCGGACCGCCAGATCCGCCTGATGGATGCCGTCGATGAAGCCGAAGGCGTGGACGTCGGCGACTACATCGAAGAGCAGATCGAGAACCCGGACTTCGGCCGCATTGCTGCCCAGGCCGCCAAGCAGGTCATCGTCCAGCGCGTGCGCGAAGCCGAGCGCCAGCAGGTCGTGGATGCGTGGAAGGATCGCGTGGGTGAACTGATCACCGGCGTGGTCAAGCGCGCCGAGCGCGGCAACATCTATGTCGACCTCGGTGGCAACGCCGAAGGCTTCATCCCGAAGGACAAGGGCATTCCGCGCGACGTGCTGCGCGCCGGTGACCGCGTGCGCGGCTACCTGGCCGAAGTGCGCTCGGAGCCGCGTGGCCCGCAGCTGTTCATCAGCCGTGCCGCCCCGGAATTCATGATCGAGCTGTTCAAGCTGGAAGTGCCGGAAGTCGGCCAGGGCCTGGTGGAAATCAAGGCCTGCGCCCGCGATCCGGGCGACCGCGCCAAGATCGCCGTGCTGGCCCACGACCAGCGCACCGATCCGATCGGTGCCTGCATCGGCATGCGCGGTTCGCGCGTGCAGGCCGTGTCCAACGAGCTCAATGGTGAGCGCGTGGACATCGTGCTGTGGAACGACAACCCGGCCAACTTCGTCATCAACGCGATGGCGCCGGCCGAAGTGCAGTCGATCATCGTCGATGAAGACAAGCACTCGATGGACCTGGCTGTTGCTGAAGACCGCCTGGCCCAGGCGATCGGCAAGGGCGGCCAGAACGTGCGCCTGGCCAGCCGCCTGACCGGCTGGCAGCTCAACGTGATGACCCAGGACCAGGTCACCGCCAAATCGGAAGCCGAGCAGGCTTCGGCCCGCCAGCTGTTCATGGACAAGCTGGAAGTGGACGAGGAAATCGCCGGCATCCTGGTCAGCGAAGGCTTCGGCACCGTCGAGGAAATCGCATATGTCCCGGTCGGCGAACTGCTGGCCGTGGAAGGTTTCGACGAAGACATCGTCGAAGAGCTGCGCGCCCGTGCCCGCGATGCGCTGCTCAATGAGGCCCTGGCAGTCGAGGAAGGCCTTGAAGACGGCCAGCCGGCGCAGGACCTGCTGTCCCTGAAGGGCATGGACGAAGCCACCGCATATGCGCTGGCCGGCCACGGCGTGCGTACCAGCGAGGACCTGTCCGACCTGGCCGCCGACGAGGTCATGGACTTCGGCATCGAAGGACTGGATCAGGCGCGCGCCGCTGCGCTGATCCTGGCCGCCCGTGCCGAGGAGATCGCCCGACTGGAACGCGGCGAATGA